The Celeribacter marinus genome window below encodes:
- a CDS encoding molecular chaperone DjiA — MSIWARILDAIQALAAGESLGDVFARLRSVPELRVGFAIAVIGLGAKMAKADGQVTRDEVTAFREVFQIAPEDEAAAARVFNLARQDVAGFEDYAKQVKTMYGDDCEPLCDLMDGLFHIAMADGEYHPREDAYLARVADIFEISDRKFRALRARYVPDAHPDPYDVLGVDPRDETATIKSAYRDLVRETHPDRMIARGVPEEAVRLATDRMVEINAAWEEIQAQRAA; from the coding sequence ATGTCAATTTGGGCGCGTATATTGGATGCCATTCAGGCACTGGCCGCGGGCGAGAGCCTTGGGGATGTTTTTGCGCGACTGCGCTCCGTCCCCGAATTGCGTGTGGGGTTTGCCATTGCGGTGATTGGGCTTGGCGCGAAAATGGCAAAAGCCGATGGACAGGTCACGCGTGACGAAGTTACGGCCTTTCGCGAAGTGTTCCAAATCGCCCCTGAGGATGAGGCAGCGGCGGCGCGTGTTTTTAACCTTGCCCGTCAAGATGTTGCAGGGTTCGAAGACTACGCAAAACAAGTCAAAACGATGTACGGCGACGACTGTGAGCCGCTGTGTGACCTCATGGACGGGTTGTTTCACATCGCCATGGCGGACGGCGAATATCATCCTCGCGAAGATGCGTATCTTGCGCGGGTTGCGGATATTTTTGAAATCAGTGACCGTAAATTTCGCGCCTTGCGCGCCCGATACGTGCCCGATGCACACCCTGATCCATACGATGTCTTAGGCGTTGACCCACGCGACGAGACTGCCACGATCAAATCTGCCTACCGTGATTTGGTGCGCGAAACCCACCCCGACCGGATGATCGCGCGCGGCGTTCCCGAAGAGGCTGTGCGACTGGCCACCGACCGCATGGTCGAGATCAACGCCGCGTGGGAAGAAATCCAAGCTCAGCGCGCGGCATGA
- a CDS encoding GNAT family N-acetyltransferase, with amino-acid sequence MSLRNATVADAAALKAIMAPVIANSTATFSSVERSVEAWEALIEARAAQGRAFYVAEADGDVIGYATYDQFRPENNGYRFTMEHSVYLSDKAQGKGWGRILMIAIEEHAREAGHHSMIAVVDGDNGDSIAFHKALGYKEAGRIPQSGYKFDAFLDALFMQKFL; translated from the coding sequence ATGAGCTTGCGCAATGCCACTGTAGCGGACGCCGCCGCCCTCAAAGCCATTATGGCCCCCGTTATCGCGAACTCCACCGCTACGTTCTCGTCCGTAGAGCGCAGCGTTGAAGCGTGGGAGGCGTTGATCGAGGCGCGTGCCGCGCAGGGGCGTGCGTTTTATGTGGCCGAGGCCGATGGTGATGTGATCGGTTACGCGACGTATGACCAGTTTCGGCCCGAGAATAACGGCTATCGGTTCACCATGGAGCACTCTGTTTACCTGAGCGATAAGGCGCAAGGGAAAGGATGGGGGCGTATTCTCATGATTGCCATCGAAGAGCACGCACGTGAAGCGGGCCATCATTCTATGATTGCCGTGGTTGATGGTGACAACGGCGATTCTATCGCCTTTCACAAGGCTCTTGGCTACAAAGAGGCAGGGCGCATTCCACAGTCGGGGTACAAGTTCGACGCGTTTCTAGATGCGTTGTTTATGCAGAAGTTTTTGTAA
- a CDS encoding VOC family protein, translated as MHCALDHLVISAGNLETGRDWAQNLLDIAFGARGEHAHMGTHNHLTGMDRGAYLEVIAIDPEAAQPTHPRWFDLDNFSGGPRLSNWVINVDDLDAALAVAPIGVGRVVAFERGVYRWKMAVPESGVLPFDGCFPALIEWQSEHPAPALPNHGLALRRLKLSHPNAEALTTALEPFGEAMENVRIVPARVPSLHAEIGTPSGEIWIT; from the coding sequence ATGCACTGTGCACTCGATCATCTTGTTATTTCGGCGGGGAATCTCGAAACGGGGCGCGATTGGGCGCAAAACCTACTTGATATTGCGTTTGGGGCGCGCGGCGAACATGCGCACATGGGGACGCACAACCATTTAACGGGCATGGACCGCGGTGCGTATCTCGAAGTGATCGCAATAGATCCTGAGGCAGCACAACCCACACATCCTCGTTGGTTCGATTTGGACAATTTTAGCGGCGGTCCGCGTTTGAGCAATTGGGTGATAAACGTCGACGATCTGGACGCCGCATTGGCTGTTGCGCCTATCGGGGTCGGTCGCGTCGTTGCATTCGAGCGGGGCGTTTATCGGTGGAAAATGGCGGTGCCTGAAAGTGGCGTTTTGCCCTTTGATGGTTGCTTTCCCGCGCTGATCGAATGGCAATCCGAGCATCCCGCGCCTGCGTTGCCAAATCACGGATTGGCGCTGCGCCGCTTAAAGCTGTCGCACCCGAACGCCGAGGCGCTCACAACAGCCCTTGAACCTTTTGGTGAGGCGATGGAGAATGTTCGAATAGTCCCTGCACGGGTGCCATCGTTGCACGCAGAAATCGGGACGCCATCAGGGGAGATTTGGATCACATGA
- the scpA gene encoding methylmalonyl-CoA mutase has product MTDKKLWKELAEKELRGKPLDSLNRETLEGITIKPLYTEDDLEGLAHLGNTPGVAPFTRGPRATMYTGRPWTIRQYAGFSTAEESNAFYRKALDAGQQGVSVAFDLATHRGYDSDHPRVVGDVGKAGVAIDSVEDMKILFDGIPLDKVSVSMTMNGAVIPILASFIVVGEEQGHDKSVLAGTIQNDILKEFMVRNTYIYPPEPSMKIIADIIEYTANEMPKFNSISISGYHMQEAGANLVQELAFTLADGREYVRTAIKAGMDVDKFAGRLSFFFAIGMDFFMEIGKLRAARLLWSRVMEEFEPKLEKSKMLRTHCQTSGVSLQEQDPYNNVIRTAYEAMSAALGGTQSLHTNALDEAIALPTEFSARIARNTQLILQEETQITRTVDPLAGSYYVESLTNELAEKAWALMEEVEELGGMTKAVNSGMPKLRIEESAAKRQAMIDRGLEVIVGVNKYRKDKEDPIDILDVDNVAVRENQVARLEMIKATRDASAVEETLGALERAAMSGEGNLLALAVEAARARATVGEISMAMEKTFGRHRAEVKTLAGVYGAAYEGDEGFAQIQKDVETFAEKNGRRPRMLVVKMGQDGHDRGAKVIATAFADIGFDVDVGPLFQTPEEAAQDAIDNDVHIVGISSQAAGHKTLAPKLIEALKAAGADDIIVICGGVIPQQDYAFLYDAGVKAIFGPGTNIPEAARQILDLI; this is encoded by the coding sequence ATGACAGATAAGAAACTCTGGAAAGAGCTTGCGGAAAAAGAACTGCGCGGCAAACCGCTAGACAGTTTGAACCGTGAAACGCTTGAGGGGATCACCATCAAGCCGCTTTACACCGAAGACGATCTTGAGGGACTTGCGCATCTGGGCAATACGCCTGGTGTTGCGCCGTTCACGCGCGGGCCACGTGCAACAATGTATACGGGGCGTCCGTGGACGATCCGCCAATATGCAGGCTTCTCCACTGCCGAGGAAAGCAACGCGTTTTACCGCAAGGCACTTGATGCGGGTCAACAGGGCGTTTCGGTGGCTTTCGATCTTGCCACGCACCGTGGCTACGATAGCGATCACCCGCGTGTGGTCGGTGATGTCGGCAAAGCAGGCGTGGCGATTGATAGCGTTGAGGATATGAAAATCCTGTTTGACGGTATCCCGCTTGATAAAGTTTCCGTGTCGATGACGATGAACGGCGCCGTGATCCCGATCCTTGCGAGTTTCATCGTGGTGGGCGAGGAGCAAGGTCACGACAAATCCGTGCTCGCAGGAACCATTCAGAACGACATTCTCAAAGAGTTTATGGTGCGAAATACCTATATTTATCCGCCAGAACCCTCGATGAAAATCATTGCGGACATCATCGAATATACCGCCAACGAGATGCCGAAATTCAACTCGATTTCGATTTCAGGCTACCACATGCAAGAGGCGGGTGCGAACCTCGTTCAGGAGTTGGCCTTTACCTTGGCAGACGGGCGCGAATACGTGCGCACGGCGATCAAGGCGGGCATGGACGTGGATAAATTCGCGGGGCGTCTGTCGTTCTTTTTCGCTATTGGCATGGATTTCTTTATGGAAATCGGCAAGTTGCGCGCCGCTCGATTGTTGTGGAGCCGTGTCATGGAAGAGTTCGAGCCCAAGCTCGAAAAATCCAAAATGCTGCGCACCCACTGCCAGACATCCGGTGTGAGCCTGCAAGAGCAAGATCCCTACAACAACGTCATCCGCACCGCCTATGAGGCCATGTCGGCGGCTTTGGGCGGCACGCAAAGTTTGCACACCAATGCGCTCGACGAGGCTATAGCACTGCCCACGGAATTCTCCGCTCGCATTGCGCGCAACACGCAGCTGATCCTCCAAGAGGAGACACAGATCACCCGCACCGTCGATCCGCTCGCGGGGTCGTACTATGTCGAAAGCCTCACCAACGAGTTGGCCGAAAAAGCATGGGCTTTGATGGAAGAGGTTGAGGAACTTGGCGGTATGACCAAGGCCGTGAACTCCGGCATGCCAAAACTGCGGATCGAGGAATCGGCGGCCAAACGGCAGGCGATGATTGATCGCGGTCTTGAGGTTATTGTTGGTGTGAACAAGTACCGCAAAGACAAAGAGGACCCGATTGATATCCTTGATGTTGATAACGTGGCGGTGCGTGAAAATCAGGTTGCGCGTCTGGAGATGATCAAGGCAACGCGGGATGCGAGCGCGGTTGAGGAAACACTTGGTGCGCTTGAACGCGCGGCAATGTCGGGTGAGGGCAATTTGCTCGCCTTGGCGGTCGAGGCGGCGCGTGCGCGTGCCACGGTGGGGGAAATTTCGATGGCGATGGAGAAAACATTTGGTCGTCACCGCGCCGAGGTCAAAACCCTCGCAGGGGTTTACGGTGCCGCTTATGAGGGTGACGAGGGCTTTGCCCAGATCCAAAAAGATGTGGAAACCTTTGCGGAGAAAAACGGGCGCCGCCCGCGTATGCTTGTGGTCAAGATGGGTCAAGACGGGCACGATCGCGGTGCGAAAGTTATCGCGACTGCGTTCGCTGATATCGGGTTTGACGTCGATGTTGGCCCGCTGTTCCAAACACCTGAGGAAGCTGCCCAAGATGCAATCGACAATGATGTGCATATCGTTGGTATTTCGTCGCAGGCCGCAGGGCACAAGACCCTTGCGCCGAAATTGATTGAGGCTCTCAAGGCCGCTGGCGCAGACGATATCATCGTGATCTGTGGCGGCGTTATTCCGCAACAAGACTACGCGTTCTTGTATGACGCGGGCGTCAAAGCGATCTTTGGACCGGGTACAAACATTCCTGAGGCGGCACGTCAAATTCTTGACCTGATTTAA
- a CDS encoding DUF4174 domain-containing protein, whose protein sequence is MKHFIICALTALSIAAPLPVLAQEVVADDVLIIMPADDVVLAEFQWEARVITVFADSPRDPAFARQIELLAERPDALVERDVIVLTDTDPAAKSDVRTQLRPRGFALVIVDKDGRVMLRKPDPWDVREISRAIDKTTLRQQEIKEEKEAARAASGTQG, encoded by the coding sequence ATGAAACACTTCATAATTTGCGCGCTCACAGCGCTATCCATTGCCGCCCCCCTACCTGTGCTTGCGCAAGAGGTCGTGGCGGACGATGTATTGATCATAATGCCAGCGGACGATGTGGTGCTGGCTGAATTCCAATGGGAGGCGCGCGTCATTACGGTGTTCGCCGATAGCCCGCGCGATCCCGCCTTTGCGCGCCAAATCGAATTGCTGGCCGAACGTCCTGACGCCTTGGTCGAGCGGGATGTGATCGTGTTGACGGACACCGACCCTGCGGCCAAATCAGATGTCCGCACACAGCTGCGGCCGCGCGGTTTTGCCCTTGTGATTGTGGACAAAGACGGACGAGTCATGCTGCGCAAACCCGATCCGTGGGACGTGCGCGAAATCTCTCGTGCCATAGATAAAACCACGCTACGGCAGCAAGAAATCAAAGAGGAAAAAGAGGCGGCCCGCGCAGCATCCGGCACGCAGGGCTGA